The Equus caballus isolate H_3958 breed thoroughbred chromosome 12, TB-T2T, whole genome shotgun sequence genome contains a region encoding:
- the OR4X2 gene encoding olfactory receptor family 4 subfamily X member 2: protein MANTHNVTEFIFLGLSPNQDVQKVCFVLFLFLYTAIVLGNLLIVLTVMTSRSLGSPLYFFLCYLSFVEICYSSTTAPKLITDLLAEKKAISLWGCMTQLFFIHFFGGTEMFLLTVMAYDRYVAICKPLNYTTMMNRQVCTVLVGAAWVGGFVHSFAQILLIFHLPFCGPNVIDHYFCDLLPLLKLACSDTFLIGLLIVANGGTLSVISFMVLLTSYVIILLHLRTQSSEGQRKALSTCGSHITVVSLFFGPCIFIYLRPFTTLSVDKMVAVFYTVITPLLNPVIYSLRNTEVKKAMKRLWIKTMKLDEKWRVESSY, encoded by the coding sequence ATGGCTAACACACACAATGTGACTGAGTTCATTTTTCTGGGACTTTCTCCCAATCAGGATGTGCAGAAAGTTTGCTTTGTGCTGTTTCTGTTCTTGTACACAGCAATTGTGCTGGGGAATCTCCTCATTGTGCTCACTGTCATGACCAGCAGAAGTCTTGGTTCCCCCTTGTACTTCTTCCTCTGCTACCTGTCCTTTGTGGAGATCTGCTACTCATCTACCACAGCCCCCAAACTCATCACAGATTTGCTGGCTGAAAAAAAAGCCATATCTCTGTGGGGCTGCATGACACAGCTTTTCTTCATCCACTTCTTTGGTGGCACTGAGATGTTCCTGCTcactgtgatggcctatgaccgctatgtggccatctgtaagcccctAAACTACACCACCATGATGAACAGGCAGGTGTGTACTGTTCTGGTGGGAGCAGCATGGGTGGGGGGCTTTGTACATTCCTTTGCCCAAATTCTTCTCATCTTCCACTtgcccttctgtggccccaatgtgATAGACCACTATTTCTGTGACCTGCTTCCTCTGCTCAAACTTGCCTGCTCTGACACCTTCCTCATTGGTCTACTGATTGTTGCCAATGGGGGGACCTTGTCTGTGATCAGCTTTATGGTCCTCTTAACCTCCTATGTAATCATCTTGCTCCATCTGAGGACTCAAAGTTCTGAGGGGCAGCGCAAGGCCCTCTCCACCTGTGGGTCCCATATCACCGTGGTTTCCTTGTTCTTTGGGCCCTGCATCTTCATCTATCTGAGGCCTTTTACCACTCTGTCTGTGGACAAGATGGTCGCCGTGTTCTACACAGTGATCACTCCACTCCTCAACCCTGTCATCTACTCCTTGAGAAATACAGAAGTGAAGAAGGCCATGAAGAGGCTGTGGATCAAGACAATGAAACTAGATGAGAAGTGGAGGGTGGAGTCTTCGTATTGA